In Nicotiana tabacum cultivar K326 chromosome 2, ASM71507v2, whole genome shotgun sequence, the following proteins share a genomic window:
- the LOC142170714 gene encoding uncharacterized protein LOC142170714 produces MKNVEARTKGLKDLVPVDDQKSGAFQVSNAASPTLHFSNPDLAKMVKDAQAAMFINTNPKTNATLVTLNTSVHEVPSQTVVGEQTDDSGYPLLSTGNNQHVEKGRASPTQSNSTNEKTSSKKQQVATSAIAVNRKSWAEQVEEEEEEDCGDSYQDITDEATQCSGDDAGQKYFGAKDLRHSLVEDLSSYIHVIQRRSDLDHSESDN; encoded by the exons ATGAAGAATGTAGAGGCTCGAACAAAAGGCTTAAAAGATCTTGTTCCTGTTGACGACCAAAAGTCTGGGGCATTCCAAGTGTCTAATGCAGCCTCACCAACTTTACATTTTAGcaatccagatcttgccaaaatGGTAAAGGATGCTCAGGCAGCGATGTTCATAAACACAAATCCAAAGACCAACGCTACATTGGTTACTTTGAATACCTCGGTTCATGAGGTTCCTTCACAGACGGTTGTTGGTGAGCAAACAGATGATTCAGGATATCCGTTACTCTCTACAGGTAACAATCAACATGTGGAGAAAGGTAGGGCATCACCTACACAATCAAATTCTACAAATGAGAAGACTAGTTCTAAGAAACAACAAGTTGCGACGAGTGCAATTGCGGTTAATCGCAAGAGTTGGGCTGAGCAAgttgaagaggaggaagaagaagattgTGGAGATAGCTATCAAGATATAACTGATGAAGCAACCCAATGCTCAGGTGACGATGCTGGGCAGAAATATTTTGGAGCAAAG gatctgagacattcactagtggaggacctatcatcctacatccacgttatccagaggcgtagtg